In a single window of the Ignavibacteria bacterium genome:
- a CDS encoding BMP family ABC transporter substrate-binding protein, protein MKTTINYILSFILALTITSCGKKENTENNTGKLKVGLVFDVGGRGDKSFNDAAYRGLEKAKQELGIEFEYIEPGPGADREAALRQFSSRKDIAVIFGIGFIFTDEITKIAQEFPDKKYACVDYTVDPSKTIPPNLVALEFREEEGSFLVGAIAGLMTKSNKVGFVGGMESPLIKKFQVSYEAGVKHVNPNGTILIGYAGVTGDAFKNPGKGKEIALGQYNDGVDIIYHASGVTGLGVFEAAREMKKFAIGVDSDQNDEAPGYIITSMVKVVDVSVYEVIKEVKEGKFKGGRVETFGLKTKGVDYAYTDKNKHLIPEEVRTKVEAIRQEIIDGKITIPTK, encoded by the coding sequence ATGAAAACAACAATAAATTATATATTATCATTCATATTAGCATTAACGATAACATCCTGCGGTAAAAAGGAAAACACTGAAAATAATACAGGGAAGCTTAAAGTTGGACTGGTATTTGATGTTGGCGGAAGAGGAGATAAATCGTTTAACGATGCAGCTTACCGCGGCTTAGAAAAGGCGAAGCAGGAGCTTGGGATAGAGTTTGAGTATATTGAGCCGGGTCCGGGCGCTGACAGAGAAGCCGCTTTGAGGCAATTTTCAAGCAGGAAGGATATTGCGGTAATTTTCGGTATCGGATTTATTTTCACAGATGAAATCACAAAGATAGCACAGGAATTCCCCGATAAAAAATACGCATGTGTTGATTATACCGTTGATCCGTCTAAGACAATTCCCCCAAACCTTGTTGCACTTGAATTCAGGGAAGAAGAAGGTTCATTTTTGGTTGGAGCTATTGCGGGGTTGATGACAAAATCGAATAAAGTAGGTTTTGTTGGCGGTATGGAATCACCTTTGATAAAAAAATTCCAGGTATCATACGAAGCCGGGGTTAAGCATGTAAATCCGAACGGCACAATACTTATAGGTTATGCTGGAGTGACGGGTGACGCGTTCAAGAATCCGGGCAAAGGAAAGGAAATAGCGCTCGGGCAGTATAATGATGGTGTTGATATCATTTACCACGCCTCCGGCGTGACCGGGCTGGGAGTTTTTGAAGCAGCTCGTGAAATGAAAAAGTTCGCAATCGGGGTTGATTCAGACCAGAACGATGAAGCACCCGGCTACATAATTACAAGTATGGTTAAGGTTGTGGATGTATCTGTATATGAAGTGATAAAAGAAGTTAAAGAGGGCAAATTTAAAGGCGGAAGAGTTGAAACTTTCGGCTTGAAGACCAAAGGTGTTGATTATGCATACACGGATAAAAACAAGCACCTGATACCTGAAGAAGTAAGAACTAAGGTAGAAGCTATAAGGCAGGAAATTATTGACGGAAAAATTACGATTCCCACTAAATAA
- a CDS encoding ABC transporter ATP-binding protein, protein MTVHPAVEMKGITKTFGELRANDSVDLIVKKGEIHAVVGENGAGKSTLMNILYGMYHPDEGTIKINGNVAAVPSPQEAIKLGIGMVHQHFMLVNTLTVLENIILGDEVTGALNILDIKRCRQKVKYILNSFDIKIDTDELTGNLTVGMQQKVEILKLLYRNADILILDEPTAVLTPQETDELFRTLKELKNEGKTIILITHKLNEVLEVSDSITVLRHGRVTGNVITGSTNKDELAAMIIGANFEGIKNKENAPEEKIIFEVNGLTVYGDKGIAAVKEISFTVRKGEILGIAGVEGNGQHELTEAVCGLREYSGVINLNGKPLKNEDPVAHIPANRHKHGIVMEYDLTENMLLGRESEEEFSAGIMLKKKNLKKFTNKLISRYDIRPGDPNLLIAGLSGGNQQKLVAAREMTKNTGLIVASHPSRGLDIKAADFVHSVLLEESKKGKAVLLVSSDLNELLKLSDRIAVIFNGKFTAILEAKKTNEREIGAYMLGLNGSEGITK, encoded by the coding sequence ATGACTGTTCATCCTGCTGTTGAAATGAAGGGTATCACCAAAACATTTGGTGAATTAAGAGCAAATGATTCAGTTGATCTTATAGTTAAAAAAGGAGAGATCCACGCTGTTGTTGGCGAGAACGGTGCGGGTAAATCTACTTTAATGAACATACTTTACGGTATGTACCACCCTGATGAAGGAACAATAAAAATCAACGGAAATGTTGCAGCTGTTCCCTCTCCGCAGGAGGCAATAAAGCTTGGGATAGGAATGGTCCACCAGCATTTTATGCTGGTAAATACGCTTACAGTACTTGAAAATATTATTTTAGGCGATGAAGTTACCGGTGCGCTGAATATTTTAGATATAAAACGGTGCAGGCAGAAAGTAAAATATATTCTGAATAGCTTTGATATAAAAATTGATACTGATGAGCTGACCGGAAACCTGACGGTTGGTATGCAGCAAAAGGTGGAGATATTAAAGCTGTTATACAGGAATGCTGATATACTTATACTGGATGAACCGACAGCAGTACTTACACCACAGGAAACTGACGAGCTATTCAGAACACTTAAGGAGCTGAAGAACGAAGGTAAAACTATAATCCTTATAACCCATAAGCTGAACGAAGTACTTGAAGTGAGCGACAGCATTACAGTGCTGAGGCACGGCAGGGTTACCGGTAATGTAATTACCGGCAGCACGAATAAAGATGAGCTGGCGGCTATGATAATCGGCGCGAACTTCGAGGGGATAAAGAATAAAGAGAATGCGCCTGAGGAAAAAATTATTTTCGAAGTAAATGGGCTTACAGTATATGGTGATAAAGGAATTGCTGCTGTAAAAGAAATTTCTTTTACAGTAAGAAAAGGCGAAATACTGGGCATTGCAGGCGTTGAAGGAAACGGCCAGCATGAGCTGACTGAAGCTGTTTGCGGGTTGAGGGAATATTCTGGAGTGATAAATTTAAACGGCAAGCCGCTAAAAAATGAGGACCCGGTTGCGCATATTCCCGCAAACCGCCATAAACACGGGATAGTTATGGAGTATGACCTAACTGAAAATATGCTGCTTGGCCGTGAAAGTGAAGAGGAGTTTTCTGCGGGAATAATGCTTAAGAAAAAGAATCTTAAAAAATTTACAAATAAGCTTATCAGCAGGTATGATATAAGGCCTGGTGATCCCAATTTGCTTATTGCGGGACTTTCCGGGGGGAACCAGCAAAAATTAGTTGCTGCACGAGAAATGACAAAAAATACAGGGTTAATTGTGGCAAGCCATCCATCAAGGGGTCTTGATATCAAAGCTGCAGATTTTGTGCATTCAGTTTTGCTGGAAGAAAGCAAAAAAGGTAAGGCTGTATTACTTGTATCAAGCGATCTGAATGAATTATTGAAACTAAGCGACAGAATAGCAGTGATATTTAACGGGAAATTCACCGCAATACTTGAAGCCAAAAAAACCAATGAACGTGAAATAGGCGCTTATATGCTCGGGTTAAACGGAAGCGAAGGAATAACTAAATAA
- a CDS encoding ABC transporter permease: MFADTLGNSYGIGQVLFKATPLILTGLSVAFAFRAGLFNIGAEGQMTVGAFASAWAGFTFVSLPWVLLIPVCIASGFLAGALWAAIAGYLKARFGSHEVINTIMLNFIALAMVSYLVNNIYVVPATIHTPEISPNAVLLRFDAVTGMFKGSPFNLSFLIAIAACIIIFYINKETRFGYRVNTAGFNINAAEYAKMNVKRITISAMVIAGGLAGLAGMNFVNGYKHYFELGFSENAGYVGIAVALISRNNPFAIIAVAVFFGILEYGELTVNTLVPKEIVTILQGIIILLIITVTKFFDHKFRLKKA; the protein is encoded by the coding sequence ATGTTCGCTGATACACTGGGTAACTCATACGGTATCGGGCAGGTGCTGTTTAAAGCAACACCGCTTATATTAACCGGGTTATCTGTAGCTTTCGCATTCAGGGCAGGTTTATTCAACATAGGCGCTGAAGGGCAAATGACAGTAGGCGCGTTCGCATCTGCGTGGGCCGGATTTACATTTGTATCACTGCCCTGGGTATTGCTGATACCAGTATGCATAGCCAGCGGATTTCTGGCAGGGGCATTATGGGCGGCAATTGCCGGTTACCTGAAGGCAAGGTTCGGCTCACATGAAGTTATAAATACAATTATGCTAAATTTTATAGCCCTTGCAATGGTAAGTTACCTTGTGAACAATATTTATGTTGTGCCCGCAACGATACATACGCCTGAAATTTCACCCAATGCAGTATTACTTAGATTTGACGCTGTAACAGGTATGTTCAAAGGCTCACCTTTTAATCTCAGCTTTTTAATTGCCATCGCTGCCTGCATTATTATATTTTATATAAATAAAGAAACAAGGTTCGGTTACAGGGTGAATACTGCCGGGTTCAATATAAACGCAGCTGAATATGCGAAAATGAATGTAAAACGAATTACGATTTCAGCAATGGTTATTGCAGGCGGACTTGCAGGACTTGCAGGCATGAACTTTGTGAACGGGTACAAACATTACTTCGAGCTTGGGTTTTCTGAAAATGCGGGTTATGTTGGAATAGCTGTTGCGCTGATATCACGGAATAACCCGTTCGCAATCATAGCAGTTGCGGTATTTTTCGGGATACTGGAATACGGTGAGCTTACGGTGAACACACTTGTTCCGAAGGAAATAGTGACAATATTACAGGGAATAATTATTTTACTTATCATAACCGTAACTAAGTTTTTCGATCATAAATTCAGGTTAAAGAAGGCTTAA
- a CDS encoding ABC transporter permease, producing MEELLTLTFVLQTLRITIPYLLPSLGAVYSEKGGVVNIALEGILLSGAFAAAAGTFYTGNILIGVVCGIIAGMLIALIHSIVTITIKANQIVSGIALNIFAFGLTKFFCKILFGSSSNSERIPGLETLGLPFNPFLLLCVIILGITYFVIYKTRFGLRLRAVGENPKAADSLGINVANVRYLGVLISGALGGLGGAWLAIDQHSFTDGMSAGRGYIALAAMIIGKWNPLGAAAACLLFGLAESFTLQFQDSGIPTQFIQMLPYVLTIIVLAGFIGKATPPAADGIPFEKKD from the coding sequence CTGGAAGAATTACTTACATTAACATTTGTACTTCAAACGCTCAGGATAACTATCCCCTACCTGCTGCCCTCTCTTGGAGCGGTTTATTCTGAAAAAGGCGGTGTTGTAAATATAGCACTAGAGGGAATATTATTAAGCGGAGCATTCGCAGCAGCGGCAGGCACTTTTTATACGGGGAATATATTGATCGGGGTGGTATGCGGAATTATTGCAGGAATGCTGATAGCTTTGATACACAGCATAGTTACAATAACAATCAAGGCTAACCAGATAGTATCAGGCATAGCTCTGAACATATTCGCCTTCGGCTTAACGAAATTTTTCTGCAAGATATTGTTCGGAAGCTCAAGCAATTCCGAACGTATACCGGGGCTGGAAACATTAGGGCTTCCTTTTAACCCGTTTTTGCTGTTATGCGTAATAATTCTTGGGATAACTTACTTTGTCATATATAAAACCCGGTTCGGATTAAGACTTAGGGCAGTTGGCGAAAATCCAAAAGCAGCAGATTCACTTGGAATAAATGTAGCTAATGTGCGTTATTTAGGTGTGCTCATAAGCGGAGCTTTGGGCGGTTTAGGCGGCGCATGGCTGGCAATAGACCAGCACAGCTTTACCGACGGAATGTCAGCCGGGCGCGGATACATTGCTCTTGCAGCAATGATCATCGGCAAATGGAATCCCCTGGGCGCAGCGGCAGCATGTTTGCTTTTCGGGCTGGCTGAAAGCTTTACACTTCAGTTCCAGGATTCAGGTATTCCCACACAATTCATTCAAATGCTGCCTTATGTACTTACTATTATAGTGCTTGCCGGATTTATCGGTAAAGCCACTCCCCCTGCAGCAGACGGGATTCCGTTTGAGAAAAAAGACTAA
- a CDS encoding T9SS type A sorting domain-containing protein, translated as MNTSNFKITFISLLLLAVNLYSQTWQVLPSLVPSAGRYEDLWFINVNTGWVVENGGEKRILKTTNGGSSFNEQYRLTASDSVSFGFRSVAFNNQQLGWAGSTSGLLLRTTNGGVNWYRVDTTIVPPPIGICDIAVVGDSVFYGSGRLNGPSNLIKSTNAGLTYENIDMGAYTNYQIGVYFLTKDAGFVAGRSNILTEGAVVCYTSDGGNTWVKRYRSFIQNEHAWNITFVNSQTGYATIEKFISGSGNIIKTTNGGVNWERLTVSNISGVNMDPVGFANANKGWIANHYLTGLWQTTNGGLNWTSIPVGSSIHGIFILNDTLGYASGNEVLKYTNDMVGISGYTQTTSPFRNTLEPNFPNPFNASTKITYKLVNRMTVILEIYNAAGEFVETLVHGYADAGEHSVIWNADNYPSGVYFYSLRTDAGNQFGKAMLVK; from the coding sequence ATGAATACTTCTAATTTTAAAATCACATTTATTTCTTTACTCCTGCTTGCTGTAAATCTTTATTCCCAGACCTGGCAGGTGCTTCCATCTCTAGTTCCATCTGCAGGCAGGTATGAAGACCTTTGGTTCATTAATGTTAACACCGGCTGGGTTGTTGAAAACGGCGGAGAAAAAAGAATACTTAAAACTACTAACGGCGGATCTTCATTTAATGAACAGTACCGGCTGACAGCTTCAGATTCTGTTTCATTCGGTTTCCGCAGTGTCGCATTTAACAATCAGCAGCTGGGCTGGGCAGGATCTACTTCCGGTTTACTGTTAAGAACCACGAACGGGGGAGTAAACTGGTACAGGGTTGATACAACAATAGTGCCTCCGCCAATCGGTATCTGTGATATTGCAGTTGTTGGCGATTCCGTTTTCTACGGTTCTGGCAGGCTTAACGGACCCTCAAATCTTATCAAGTCAACAAATGCCGGCTTAACATATGAAAATATCGATATGGGGGCATATACCAATTACCAGATAGGTGTATATTTCCTTACCAAAGATGCCGGCTTTGTTGCCGGTAGAAGCAACATCCTTACTGAAGGTGCGGTTGTCTGCTATACTTCAGATGGCGGAAATACATGGGTAAAAAGATACCGTTCATTTATACAGAATGAACATGCATGGAACATTACTTTTGTTAACTCGCAAACTGGTTATGCTACTATTGAAAAGTTCATTTCAGGTTCAGGCAATATAATCAAAACCACTAACGGCGGTGTTAACTGGGAGCGTCTGACTGTATCAAACATCAGCGGTGTAAATATGGATCCGGTTGGTTTTGCAAATGCAAACAAAGGCTGGATAGCAAACCACTATCTCACCGGACTCTGGCAAACTACCAACGGGGGTTTGAACTGGACAAGTATTCCTGTAGGTTCATCTATACACGGAATATTTATACTCAATGATACTCTGGGCTATGCAAGCGGTAATGAAGTGCTGAAATATACAAATGATATGGTCGGGATCTCAGGGTATACGCAAACCACCTCACCTTTCAGAAATACACTTGAACCAAATTTCCCGAATCCGTTCAATGCTTCAACTAAGATAACCTATAAGCTTGTGAACAGGATGACGGTAATACTTGAAATCTACAATGCGGCCGGGGAGTTCGTTGAAACGCTTGTTCACGGTTACGCTGATGCTGGTGAACATTCAGTGATATGGAATGCCGATAACTACCCAAGCGGGGTATATTTTTATTCATTAAGGACTGATGCCGGAAACCAGTTCGGCAAGGCTATGCTTGTGAAATAG
- a CDS encoding T9SS type A sorting domain-containing protein, with protein MKKIILLLLLAVSNPVLSDGSGWLDLGGGTSSSVKALCSYQGILFAGGTFINAGNVPASRLAVWNGILWSDVGGGLNGEVSSLVVFNNELIAAGTFTLAGGSVTVSNIAKWNGSSWSALSSGTGGPVYALVVFNNELIAAGSFTTAGGNNCNNIARWNGSTWQPMGSGFNSFARALTIHNNQLIAGGFFTASGAVTVNRIALWNGSAWQPLGDGFNNQLYSLASNGIELYAGGNFTQSGSISLNRIAKWNGSAWQPLGSGLDGIVNSLYFNNGLLYAGGSFSNSGSSALSKIAWWDGNTWYPSGQGFNNPVLAFLKIGTNFYCAGDFNVSGNEQIKYIAVSDTSSRVWSQIENGFDNSVLASILYNGSLVAAGSFTAAGIDSAKHIAIYNGSSWQPLGSGMNDDIYALTVFNSELIAAGNFTSAGGVPANHIAKWNGSAWVPLGSGMNNFINSLIVYNGELYAGGAFTTAGGSGANRIAKWNGSSWAPLGAGVNNVVTSMAVFNNELIAGGTFSTAGGNTALRIAKWNGSVWSTLGSGMNSAVFSLAVYNGELIAGGTFSSAGGTVSDRISKWNGTVWSSFNNHTFGGSSPVVNTIHIYNNSLYIGGFFTSINNASIRNIARWNGTGWSPTGNMNSAVYTLNTYNSDLIAGGSFTSGGGNAVSYIGKYSVKVIGISQVSLNVPSGFSLKQNYPNPFNPSTVIEFDIPEYSDVSLEIYDLLGRLVLKPVNENMGPGTYRYKWNASSYSSGIYIYVLKNKTNILSGKMILIK; from the coding sequence ATGAAAAAAATAATATTGCTGTTGTTATTGGCTGTTTCAAACCCGGTTTTATCCGATGGTTCCGGCTGGCTTGATCTGGGCGGCGGAACAAGCTCATCTGTGAAAGCTTTATGCAGCTACCAGGGTATCCTTTTTGCCGGGGGTACTTTTATAAATGCGGGTAATGTACCCGCAAGCAGGCTTGCTGTGTGGAACGGAATTTTATGGAGCGATGTTGGCGGCGGTCTGAACGGCGAAGTTTCATCACTCGTTGTTTTTAATAATGAGCTTATTGCTGCAGGTACTTTCACATTAGCCGGCGGCTCGGTTACAGTATCCAATATTGCCAAATGGAACGGCAGTTCATGGTCTGCCCTCAGTTCAGGTACTGGCGGACCGGTTTATGCATTAGTTGTATTTAATAATGAGCTTATTGCTGCAGGCTCATTTACAACAGCAGGAGGCAATAACTGCAATAATATTGCCAGGTGGAATGGATCAACATGGCAGCCGATGGGCTCCGGATTTAATTCATTTGCCCGTGCTTTAACTATTCATAATAACCAGCTCATAGCAGGGGGATTTTTCACTGCATCTGGCGCAGTGACTGTTAATCGTATAGCTCTGTGGAACGGTTCTGCATGGCAGCCATTAGGCGATGGATTCAACAACCAGCTGTATTCGCTGGCTTCTAACGGTATTGAGCTTTATGCAGGCGGCAATTTTACCCAATCAGGAAGCATTTCTTTAAACAGAATAGCAAAATGGAACGGCTCTGCCTGGCAGCCCCTTGGCAGCGGTCTGGATGGCATAGTCAATTCACTTTATTTTAACAACGGCTTGCTATATGCCGGCGGAAGTTTTTCTAATTCCGGCTCTTCTGCCTTAAGCAAAATTGCATGGTGGGATGGAAATACCTGGTATCCATCAGGACAGGGATTCAATAATCCAGTGCTTGCTTTTTTAAAGATAGGAACTAATTTTTATTGTGCAGGTGATTTTAATGTTTCCGGTAATGAGCAGATAAAATATATCGCCGTTAGTGATACAAGCTCCAGGGTTTGGTCTCAGATAGAAAATGGTTTTGATAATTCTGTACTTGCTTCTATATTATATAACGGTTCATTGGTGGCTGCAGGCAGTTTTACTGCTGCCGGAATAGATTCAGCAAAACATATTGCTATATATAACGGTTCTTCATGGCAGCCATTGGGTTCTGGAATGAATGACGATATTTACGCTCTCACTGTTTTTAATTCAGAGCTTATTGCAGCCGGTAATTTTACATCAGCAGGCGGTGTACCTGCAAACCATATAGCCAAATGGAACGGCTCTGCATGGGTACCTTTGGGCAGCGGTATGAATAATTTTATAAACTCTTTGATAGTTTATAACGGAGAGCTTTATGCAGGGGGAGCTTTTACAACTGCCGGAGGCAGCGGTGCAAACCGCATTGCCAAATGGAACGGCTCTTCATGGGCTCCGCTTGGCGCCGGGGTAAACAATGTTGTGACTTCAATGGCTGTATTCAATAATGAGCTTATCGCCGGCGGTACGTTTTCAACAGCAGGCGGCAATACAGCATTAAGGATAGCAAAATGGAACGGCTCGGTTTGGTCAACTCTCGGCAGCGGCATGAACAGCGCGGTATTTTCATTGGCTGTATACAACGGAGAGCTTATTGCCGGCGGTACTTTTTCTTCTGCCGGCGGCACAGTTTCAGACAGGATATCTAAATGGAACGGCACAGTTTGGAGCTCATTTAACAATCATACTTTCGGAGGCAGCTCACCTGTGGTGAATACTATTCATATTTACAATAATTCACTTTACATCGGGGGCTTTTTCACTTCTATAAATAATGCATCGATCAGAAATATTGCCAGGTGGAACGGTACAGGCTGGAGCCCGACAGGCAATATGAACAGCGCAGTATATACATTGAATACATATAATTCTGATCTTATTGCAGGCGGTTCTTTTACTTCAGGCGGCGGCAATGCTGTTAGTTATATCGGGAAATACAGCGTCAAGGTTATCGGTATCTCTCAGGTTTCACTAAATGTACCTTCCGGCTTTTCGTTAAAGCAGAATTATCCCAACCCGTTCAATCCTTCAACTGTAATTGAATTTGATATACCGGAGTATTCTGATGTTTCCCTGGAAATTTACGACCTGCTCGGGAGGTTGGTTTTAAAGCCGGTGAATGAAAATATGGGTCCCGGAACTTACCGTTATAAATGGAATGCATCATCTTATTCCAGCGGAATCTATATTTATGTATTAAAAAATAAAACCAATATTTTATCAGGAAAAATGATCTTAATTAAATAA
- a CDS encoding polysaccharide biosynthesis C-terminal domain-containing protein — MAINIKKYRGLISGSKYIFLLNVTDKVFSFVIMLLLARNFPAEVYGQIVTLIALSMVFISIFDLGLPIFIQREIAESPLNVSAVFSRVFTLGSILILIYYSASLLTLKIIYPDIPYTLFSVISVMMYISFLVTISNKALAGLNEYRSQFTAFILPRAAVLIIFFAGIYYFELSASLLFTIMLGGIIVNLLLAVFYLYRNNVRISLSYFQLNSVLKIIAVSLPLGLAVVFNFLYDKIDLLLISGITDYDSAAVYSIAYGLFKSSSIAFSFLLVSGFTKIAEMKRDPGPVRAFFKEHAKLIAVICIICSVILFIFPEYIIGLLYSGRFTDSASVLRILSIALIAMGLNNLTGVILNGMGYFKAVMYITLYALIMNASLNILFIPVYGIKAAAVISIITEYFILVTEWVFLVKILKALEAKKA, encoded by the coding sequence TTGGCTATAAATATAAAGAAATATAGAGGTTTAATTTCCGGCAGCAAATATATTTTTCTGCTGAATGTTACTGATAAGGTTTTTTCATTTGTGATCATGCTGCTGCTTGCGAGGAATTTTCCGGCGGAAGTTTACGGGCAGATAGTTACACTGATAGCATTAAGTATGGTATTTATATCTATTTTCGATCTTGGGCTCCCGATATTCATACAGCGTGAAATAGCTGAATCACCCTTAAACGTCTCTGCTGTATTCAGCAGGGTTTTCACCCTGGGTAGTATATTAATTCTGATATACTATTCAGCAAGCCTGCTAACACTGAAGATCATCTACCCAGATATTCCTTACACATTATTTTCAGTAATTTCTGTTATGATGTATATTTCATTCCTTGTGACAATATCGAATAAAGCTTTAGCCGGTTTAAATGAATACAGGTCGCAATTCACTGCTTTTATTTTACCAAGAGCAGCAGTATTAATAATTTTTTTTGCGGGAATTTACTATTTTGAGCTAAGCGCTTCACTGTTGTTTACAATTATGCTTGGGGGTATAATTGTAAACCTGCTGCTTGCAGTTTTTTATCTTTACAGGAATAATGTAAGAATATCACTTTCATATTTTCAGTTAAATTCAGTTTTAAAAATAATTGCCGTTTCTCTTCCGCTTGGCTTAGCAGTTGTTTTCAATTTCCTTTATGATAAAATCGACCTGCTGCTGATCTCCGGGATAACAGATTATGATTCAGCGGCAGTTTACAGCATTGCTTATGGTTTATTTAAATCATCATCAATTGCTTTTTCATTTCTGCTAGTAAGCGGCTTTACCAAAATTGCAGAAATGAAAAGGGATCCGGGGCCGGTCAGAGCATTCTTTAAGGAGCATGCGAAGCTTATAGCCGTTATTTGCATAATATGTTCTGTTATACTTTTTATATTCCCCGAATATATTATCGGGCTGCTTTACAGCGGCAGGTTTACAGATTCAGCATCAGTATTAAGGATACTTTCTATTGCACTGATAGCAATGGGATTAAACAACCTGACAGGTGTTATTTTAAACGGCATGGGATATTTTAAAGCTGTAATGTATATTACTTTATACGCTTTAATAATGAATGCATCGCTTAATATACTTTTTATTCCTGTTTACGGGATTAAAGCTGCGGCAGTAATATCAATCATTACGGAATATTTTATACTTGTTACGGAATGGGTTTTCCTGGTAAAAATTTTAAAAGCGCTTGAAGCAAAAAAGGCATGA
- a CDS encoding class I SAM-dependent methyltransferase gives MGTSNWQNISYNIELIRKLDPQSILDVGAGFGRWGILFREFLEIWDGARYGGNWQRKIDAVEIYPGYIKDYHHYFYNNIFIEDAASFIESTRNRYDLINFGDVIEHLDKPAGIKMLEDALTKSRYVLVNVPIGKFWPQEGTPDNPFEAHRSIWYNNDFTKYKYYKIKTFYDAESREFSVVLISNSRIKYTNKYGRFFRIKNFLKHRLGLKGLIERYEKKRR, from the coding sequence ATGGGCACATCAAACTGGCAGAATATATCATATAATATTGAGCTGATAAGAAAGCTTGACCCGCAATCAATACTGGATGTGGGTGCCGGATTCGGCAGGTGGGGAATTTTATTCAGGGAATTTCTTGAGATCTGGGACGGAGCCAGGTATGGCGGCAATTGGCAGCGAAAAATAGATGCAGTTGAAATTTACCCCGGCTATATCAAAGATTACCACCACTACTTTTATAATAATATTTTTATTGAAGATGCAGCATCATTCATTGAATCAACCAGGAACAGGTATGACCTGATAAACTTTGGCGATGTTATAGAGCATTTGGATAAGCCTGCCGGCATAAAGATGCTTGAAGACGCTCTGACAAAGAGCCGGTATGTGCTGGTAAATGTTCCGATCGGAAAATTCTGGCCGCAGGAAGGCACACCTGATAATCCGTTTGAAGCTCACCGCAGTATATGGTACAACAACGATTTTACAAAATATAAATACTATAAAATTAAAACATTTTATGACGCGGAATCAAGGGAATTCAGTGTTGTGCTGATCTCAAACAGCAGGATAAAGTATACGAATAAATACGGCCGGTTCTTCAGAATTAAAAATTTCCTGAAACACAGGCTTGGCTTAAAGGGTCTGATAGAACGGTATGAGAAGAAAAGAAGATAA